The Neorhodopirellula lusitana genome includes a window with the following:
- a CDS encoding BBP7 family outer membrane beta-barrel protein, whose product MFRDAWSLLATSPLAKSPLAKSTRAKSSRATFLAAGPSIGPSSLKSRTRVSLVTLAFCFLTLLVGSSIASAQTNSDPYATTGYTSGPPVSISGMPNLFSLTPTWLTSASMPSGSVASNLNPFGYMQNSVPTSRLWLRGEYLYWYTEGMETPALATTSPDGTAQNEAAILGFDQTTVLFGNGKINDGGTHGLRLKGGLFLTPAATFGIEGEYFGLGTQDDGFSASTGRSIIGRPFYDTTADQETAQLTDFPDVVDGSLAIRSSSKLRSYLLAGRASLCPTCGGNCVTCQNTDRVDWIVGYRHLKLEEGLSFQEDLTSLITAAPGEVSLSESFNTTNEFNGLQLGVAYQANLKRVWLESLLRVAVGRNKQSVRINGSTSITEFGTTENYTGGLLAQTTNIGTYQREEFTMVPEAGVTLGVRLFDWMHATAGYSIVYLPAVVRPGDQIDTDVNPGLLPPEDDPLTGSNRPRFRFVESDYWAQGLNLGLQLQF is encoded by the coding sequence ATGTTCCGAGATGCGTGGTCCCTACTGGCGACTTCCCCGCTGGCGAAATCCCCACTGGCGAAATCTACGCGGGCGAAATCCTCCCGGGCGACTTTCCTGGCCGCTGGACCATCGATCGGTCCGTCCAGCCTGAAATCACGCACACGAGTTTCGCTCGTCACGCTGGCGTTTTGCTTCCTCACCCTGTTGGTTGGCAGTTCGATCGCTTCGGCTCAAACCAATAGCGATCCCTACGCGACGACTGGCTATACCAGCGGCCCTCCGGTATCCATTTCGGGAATGCCCAATCTATTTAGTTTGACGCCCACCTGGCTAACCAGCGCGAGCATGCCAAGCGGCAGCGTCGCAAGTAACTTGAATCCATTCGGGTACATGCAGAACTCGGTGCCCACAAGTCGGTTGTGGCTACGTGGTGAGTATCTGTACTGGTACACCGAGGGCATGGAGACGCCCGCGTTGGCGACCACCAGTCCTGACGGGACGGCCCAAAACGAAGCCGCGATTCTTGGCTTTGATCAGACCACCGTCTTGTTCGGGAACGGAAAAATCAACGACGGCGGCACTCATGGGCTGCGTTTGAAGGGCGGCCTGTTCCTGACGCCTGCCGCCACGTTCGGGATTGAAGGCGAGTACTTTGGACTTGGAACCCAAGACGATGGTTTCTCTGCGAGCACGGGGCGATCAATTATCGGTCGACCGTTCTATGACACGACCGCTGATCAAGAGACGGCTCAGTTGACGGACTTCCCCGATGTCGTCGATGGAAGTCTGGCGATTCGTTCGTCGTCGAAATTGCGATCGTACTTGTTGGCGGGGCGTGCTTCGCTTTGTCCTACCTGCGGTGGTAATTGCGTGACATGCCAAAACACCGATCGAGTGGACTGGATTGTCGGCTATCGACATCTCAAGTTAGAGGAAGGCTTGTCGTTCCAAGAGGATCTGACGTCCTTGATCACGGCGGCCCCTGGCGAGGTCTCGCTGTCAGAGTCTTTCAATACCACCAACGAATTCAACGGACTCCAGTTAGGCGTGGCCTATCAAGCCAACTTGAAGCGAGTGTGGTTGGAATCACTGTTGCGAGTCGCGGTCGGTCGCAACAAGCAAAGCGTTCGTATTAACGGTAGTACTTCGATCACGGAGTTCGGTACCACCGAAAACTACACGGGTGGCCTACTGGCACAAACGACCAATATCGGCACCTATCAGCGAGAAGAATTTACGATGGTCCCCGAGGCCGGCGTTACCCTCGGTGTTCGGCTTTTCGATTGGATGCATGCTACCGCTGGCTACTCGATCGTTTACCTTCCGGCGGTGGTCCGCCCAGGCGACCAGATTGACACCGACGTGAACCCAGGATTGCTTCCACCCGAAGACGATCCACTCACTGGCTCCAATCGTCCTCGCTTCAGATTTGTCGAAAGCGACTACTGGGCCCAGGGTTTGAACCTCGGTTTACAGCTGCAGTTCTAA
- the hisH gene encoding imidazole glycerol phosphate synthase subunit HisH: MITIIDYQMGNLRSVQKAVERAGVEATITSDPKQIASAEKLILPGVGAFGDAIAEIRSRDLESPIKDYLAADRPFLGICLGLQMLFESGFEHGQHEGLGVIGGDVVRFELPPQYKIPHMGWNTVQPGPAGMDLGIEPDTHFYFVHSFFVRPTDPNVVALTCDYGGEFCAAIRRGNLFATQFHPEKSQQAGLQLVKRFATGSLLESTPSSTASSPETAS; the protein is encoded by the coding sequence ATGATTACGATCATCGACTACCAAATGGGGAACCTTCGAAGCGTCCAGAAAGCCGTTGAACGGGCTGGCGTCGAAGCGACCATCACGAGCGATCCAAAACAAATTGCATCCGCCGAAAAGCTGATTTTGCCCGGCGTGGGTGCCTTTGGTGATGCCATTGCAGAGATCCGCAGCCGAGATCTGGAATCGCCGATCAAGGATTACCTGGCGGCTGACCGACCTTTCTTGGGCATTTGCCTGGGGCTGCAAATGCTGTTTGAATCCGGCTTCGAGCACGGACAGCACGAGGGGCTTGGCGTGATCGGTGGCGACGTGGTTCGATTTGAGTTGCCGCCTCAGTACAAGATTCCGCACATGGGGTGGAACACCGTCCAGCCCGGTCCGGCTGGCATGGATTTGGGCATCGAGCCCGACACGCACTTTTACTTTGTGCACTCGTTTTTCGTGCGGCCCACCGACCCGAACGTGGTCGCGTTGACTTGCGACTATGGCGGTGAGTTCTGCGCCGCGATTCGTCGTGGGAACTTGTTCGCAACCCAGTTCCACCCTGAAAAAAGTCAGCAAGCCGGCCTGCAACTCGTTAAGCGATTTGCCACCGGAAGCTTGCTTGAGTCAACACCATCATCCACCGCTTCCAGTCCCGAAACCGCATCATGA
- the tsaB gene encoding tRNA (adenosine(37)-N6)-threonylcarbamoyltransferase complex dimerization subunit type 1 TsaB, whose protein sequence is MNIQSTSHEAKMSLAADSNPQSIGLALEVIGREGSIALIRGSEVVQCCRLSADGRAASTLIPAINQLLGRSESGESNVGSNSVGPDSESSNLATSNSVRPDFLAVAIGPGSFTGLRIAVAAAKTLAYAWRIPVVTVDSLSAVARSLEGSPFSETPDACHQRRILVGLTAYRGQVYRGRFEAGLDPDIDLISAEQWQSELAAIAQENGSANAASVGQDSVPPAAIGSESGSSTRNQAWTCTGDRLAFERSGIPLDQIAWMEETEPRALGVGILAIEKFQKGQVTDPVDVVPDYFRPSAAEEKQPAP, encoded by the coding sequence TTGAATATCCAGTCTACTTCGCATGAGGCCAAGATGTCTTTGGCCGCCGATTCAAACCCACAATCGATCGGTTTGGCGTTGGAAGTGATCGGGCGTGAGGGCTCGATCGCGCTAATCCGCGGGAGCGAAGTGGTCCAATGTTGTCGGCTATCGGCAGATGGTCGTGCCGCGTCCACTCTGATTCCGGCGATCAATCAGTTGCTCGGGCGAAGCGAATCGGGCGAGTCGAATGTAGGGTCAAATTCTGTAGGGCCGGATTCGGAATCGTCAAATTTGGCGACTTCCAATTCGGTACGGCCGGATTTTTTGGCGGTTGCGATCGGTCCGGGCTCTTTCACGGGCCTGCGAATCGCGGTCGCGGCGGCCAAAACACTGGCTTACGCTTGGCGGATTCCGGTCGTGACAGTGGATTCGCTCAGTGCGGTGGCACGCTCGTTGGAAGGCTCACCGTTTTCTGAAACGCCAGATGCCTGTCATCAACGCAGGATCCTGGTTGGGCTGACTGCCTATCGCGGCCAGGTCTATCGCGGACGATTCGAGGCGGGACTGGATCCGGACATTGACCTGATTTCAGCGGAACAGTGGCAGAGCGAGCTGGCGGCAATCGCCCAGGAAAATGGCTCCGCCAACGCAGCTTCCGTTGGACAAGATTCGGTTCCTCCGGCAGCAATCGGTTCTGAATCGGGTTCTTCAACGCGAAATCAGGCGTGGACGTGTACCGGCGATCGATTGGCGTTCGAACGCAGCGGCATCCCGCTGGATCAAATCGCTTGGATGGAAGAAACCGAGCCTCGCGCGTTGGGTGTGGGAATTCTGGCGATTGAGAAATTTCAAAAGGGACAGGTGACTGACCCGGTTGATGTCGTTCCCGATTACTTCCGGCCCAGTGCCGCCGAGGAGAAACAGCCCGCTCCGTGA
- a CDS encoding thymidine phosphorylase, translating into MLCTNLIRQKRDGGELNAQQWKQLISGFCDGSVSREQMAAMAMAICIRGLSDQETAHLTAEMLGSGSRLPRVTDRPRVDKHSTGGLGDKVSLILAPLLAAAGCDVPMISGRGLGRTGGTLDKLESIDGFQTSLSIEQSSAVLRDVGAFIVGADESIAPADRSLYALRDVTATVESVGLITASILSKKLAASLDALVMDVKVGTGGFMPTLDEAESLATRIVQVAEKSGLPTTAVLSDMDQPLGEAVGNAIEVNETIAILQNQPRNPRLDSVRQLTIELAAHALVEVGKATDLDAGKRLLDGLIQNGRAYEVFEEMVTAQGGRLPIAVSGDPLRLERAQEITAASAGWVSHIDCPAIGDAIIMAGGGRRRGGEKLNHRVGVRMFVRIGDHVEKGQPLLRIHDDNTKMASPETWIQISDVAVPASPLIIKTLDASGHQLPPTV; encoded by the coding sequence ATGCTTTGCACTAATCTGATTCGACAGAAACGAGATGGCGGCGAACTGAACGCTCAACAATGGAAACAACTCATTTCTGGGTTTTGCGACGGTTCAGTTTCACGCGAACAGATGGCAGCCATGGCGATGGCGATATGCATTCGAGGCCTTTCCGATCAGGAAACAGCCCACCTGACCGCGGAAATGTTGGGCAGCGGATCGAGACTGCCACGCGTGACGGATCGTCCCCGAGTCGACAAGCACAGCACCGGAGGCCTCGGCGACAAAGTGTCTTTGATCCTGGCACCTCTGTTAGCCGCCGCGGGCTGCGACGTGCCCATGATCAGCGGCCGGGGACTGGGCCGGACCGGCGGCACACTCGATAAACTGGAATCAATCGACGGCTTTCAAACGTCGCTGTCAATTGAGCAATCCTCGGCAGTGCTGCGTGATGTTGGGGCGTTCATCGTCGGAGCCGACGAATCCATCGCCCCGGCCGACCGGTCGCTCTATGCACTGCGCGATGTGACCGCGACCGTGGAATCGGTCGGACTGATCACGGCCAGTATTCTCAGCAAGAAGCTGGCGGCATCGCTGGATGCATTGGTCATGGATGTGAAGGTCGGAACCGGTGGGTTCATGCCCACGCTCGACGAAGCGGAATCCTTGGCCACTCGGATCGTCCAGGTCGCGGAAAAGTCAGGCCTGCCTACAACCGCGGTACTGTCGGACATGGATCAACCCCTTGGCGAGGCGGTTGGCAATGCAATCGAAGTCAACGAAACGATCGCAATCTTACAAAATCAACCTCGTAACCCACGACTTGATTCAGTTCGCCAATTGACCATCGAACTTGCCGCTCATGCCTTAGTGGAAGTCGGCAAGGCGACTGACCTAGACGCGGGTAAGCGATTGCTCGATGGACTGATCCAAAACGGCCGGGCATATGAGGTGTTTGAAGAGATGGTCACAGCCCAAGGCGGACGGTTGCCGATAGCGGTGTCAGGCGATCCTCTTCGCCTCGAACGAGCCCAAGAAATCACGGCAGCGTCGGCGGGTTGGGTTTCGCACATTGACTGCCCCGCGATCGGTGACGCAATCATTATGGCGGGGGGCGGTCGCCGGCGTGGTGGCGAAAAGCTCAATCACCGTGTCGGGGTTCGCATGTTCGTTCGCATCGGCGATCACGTCGAAAAGGGACAACCGCTGTTGAGAATCCACGACGACAATACAAAGATGGCATCGCCTGAAACCTGGATTCAGATTTCAGACGTTGCTGTACCTGCTAGCCCTCTAATCATCAAAACGCTGGATGCATCAGGCCATCAACTACCGCCGACTGTCTAA
- a CDS encoding KpsF/GutQ family sugar-phosphate isomerase, whose product MSPQPQSSRHLTGARPQTARHQDARHPHGPSPSSLESLPQIERIRTIRDTMLAEADAIRLASEKASGAAVDAAQRIAACQGSIVLTGVGKAGWIAQKIVATLASTGSPAHFLHPSEAIHGDLGRVQSNDVVIAFSNSGRSEEVVRVCQYLKNQASELIAITATENNPLAEMADLVVPMGNHPEACPNGLAPTSSTTVMLALGDAIAMLASKLNGFAANDFAKFHPGGALGRKLANVDDIMRPIEQCRVAADSLSIREAIRGESSHRRSGAVMLVDPDQCLTGIFTDSDLVKLLQQRQEMDLDRNIADVMTRGPVVVQSGQLLGEAVAILSERHLSELPVVDDQNRPLGMIDITDLIAAGDIQPEPKRRSATASSAPAIIPFSVESTSTKDPS is encoded by the coding sequence GTGTCGCCTCAACCCCAAAGCTCTCGGCACCTCACCGGTGCTCGGCCTCAAACCGCCCGGCACCAAGATGCTCGGCATCCACATGGCCCGTCGCCGAGCAGCCTGGAATCGCTACCGCAAATCGAGCGGATTCGGACCATCCGAGACACGATGCTGGCGGAAGCTGACGCCATTCGTTTGGCTTCCGAGAAGGCATCTGGCGCGGCCGTCGACGCAGCCCAACGGATTGCCGCCTGCCAGGGCAGCATTGTCCTAACGGGTGTTGGCAAAGCTGGCTGGATCGCGCAAAAGATTGTCGCCACGCTGGCCAGCACCGGATCGCCGGCGCATTTCCTGCATCCTAGCGAGGCGATTCACGGCGATTTGGGACGCGTGCAATCCAACGACGTCGTCATCGCGTTTTCGAACTCTGGCCGCAGCGAAGAAGTGGTCCGGGTTTGCCAGTACCTCAAGAATCAAGCCAGCGAACTGATCGCCATCACGGCAACTGAAAACAACCCGCTCGCCGAAATGGCCGACTTGGTCGTCCCAATGGGCAACCACCCCGAAGCCTGCCCCAACGGCCTCGCCCCAACCTCCAGCACCACCGTCATGCTCGCTTTGGGCGACGCAATTGCGATGCTTGCTTCGAAGTTGAACGGGTTTGCTGCGAATGACTTCGCCAAGTTCCATCCCGGCGGCGCGCTGGGACGCAAACTTGCCAACGTGGACGACATCATGCGTCCGATCGAACAATGCCGGGTCGCGGCAGATTCGCTTTCGATTCGGGAAGCGATCCGCGGCGAATCGTCCCACCGTCGCTCCGGCGCCGTCATGTTGGTCGATCCCGATCAGTGTCTGACAGGCATCTTCACCGATAGCGACCTGGTTAAGTTGCTGCAACAACGTCAAGAAATGGATCTTGATCGCAATATTGCCGATGTCATGACTCGTGGGCCGGTCGTCGTGCAAAGCGGTCAGCTTCTGGGTGAAGCCGTCGCGATTCTTTCAGAACGACACCTCAGCGAACTGCCGGTCGTCGACGACCAGAATCGTCCGCTGGGAATGATCGACATCACTGACTTGATCGCTGCTGGCGACATCCAACCTGAACCCAAGCGACGTTCGGCAACCGCATCGTCGGCGCCCGCCATCATCCCGTTCTCGGTCGAATCGACCTCAACGAAAGACCCTTCGTGA
- a CDS encoding RecQ family ATP-dependent DNA helicase, translating to MKSKSAPSDDRPFDSRPIDDRPSDLGNEAAIAAQRWQQAEAIVQRDFGHESLLPAQRKVLDRVFQGHNVLAVMPTGHGKSLCYQLPSQVLDGLTIVVSPLISLMKDQCDALVSKGIKAARLDNSISHQEFAGVWQSVHAGQTKLLYLAPERFFNERFAGQLQQTPVSLLAIDEAHCMSQWGHHFRPDYRRLPELVSRLSVGQVLALTATATPAVIKDIRSSFQIATKDVVRLSAHRGNLRLRCTAVDSNARDEVLLQRLGVTPGQKKRKRKRSSGATLIYVTRRITADQLAELLAEHGIEALVYHAGLNPGQRDDVQRQFLESKDAVLIGTVAFGMGVDKPDIRQVIHYNPSQSIESYSQEVGRGGRDGKACQCEVLLCKEDQVTLMNLAASDLPSESSMRQLVDRLIGQPDQFYLALGKLGWEINLSPETIATAMLRLQTAGYLRCLSMRYDKYRVTPVWDRTTILAKCDAAERPAVEAILSSLSKGKKGFRVNLTVTSQQYKLSRAHLIEVLERGAINQLWHVTSTDSMSSYEWIKPIKRPRSVVRLLWKDAHQRFGQSLERIGELMSFLACDACLSIQVAGHFGHRRSRPCGRCSFCLGEGPIETSLADLATNGTVSIGTSAMGVLERITDQYPDVFGDPVDQAKFLCGLSTPTFRRYRIYRDPGYGVCDQVPITRVLAAITPSNETEKRT from the coding sequence GTGAAATCAAAGTCTGCCCCATCCGATGATCGCCCATTTGATAGCCGGCCGATCGATGACCGCCCAAGCGATTTGGGCAACGAAGCGGCGATCGCGGCCCAGCGTTGGCAGCAAGCCGAAGCGATCGTCCAGCGAGACTTCGGTCACGAGAGTCTGCTGCCGGCCCAACGCAAGGTTCTTGACCGTGTTTTTCAAGGGCACAATGTGTTGGCGGTCATGCCAACGGGGCATGGGAAAAGCCTATGTTATCAGTTGCCCAGTCAGGTTCTCGACGGGCTGACGATCGTGGTTTCGCCACTCATTTCGTTGATGAAAGATCAATGCGACGCGTTGGTTAGCAAGGGGATCAAGGCCGCCCGGCTCGACAATTCCATTTCGCATCAAGAGTTCGCCGGCGTGTGGCAGTCGGTTCATGCTGGGCAGACGAAGCTGTTGTATCTCGCGCCAGAGCGGTTCTTTAACGAGCGGTTTGCGGGCCAACTGCAACAAACGCCGGTGTCGCTTTTGGCCATTGATGAAGCCCATTGCATGAGCCAGTGGGGGCATCATTTTCGACCGGACTACCGTCGGTTGCCCGAGCTTGTATCCCGGTTGTCGGTCGGCCAAGTTCTGGCCCTGACTGCCACCGCCACGCCAGCGGTGATCAAAGACATTCGTAGTAGCTTTCAGATTGCGACCAAAGACGTGGTGCGATTGTCAGCGCACCGTGGCAATCTGCGGCTTCGCTGCACCGCGGTGGACTCCAATGCTCGTGATGAGGTGTTGTTACAGCGACTTGGAGTGACGCCGGGCCAGAAGAAACGAAAGCGCAAGCGAAGCTCTGGCGCGACGTTGATCTATGTGACCCGCCGCATCACCGCGGATCAACTTGCGGAATTGTTGGCCGAACATGGGATCGAAGCCTTGGTGTATCACGCCGGGCTGAATCCCGGTCAACGCGATGACGTGCAGCGTCAGTTCCTTGAGTCCAAGGACGCCGTCTTGATTGGGACGGTCGCTTTCGGAATGGGCGTCGACAAGCCCGACATCCGGCAAGTGATTCACTACAACCCTTCCCAGTCGATCGAATCGTATAGCCAGGAGGTTGGTCGCGGCGGTCGTGATGGAAAAGCATGCCAGTGTGAGGTGCTGTTGTGCAAAGAAGATCAGGTCACGCTGATGAACCTTGCTGCCAGCGATCTGCCTAGCGAATCATCGATGCGGCAGTTGGTGGACCGACTGATCGGTCAGCCGGATCAGTTTTACCTTGCATTGGGGAAGCTTGGTTGGGAGATCAATCTTTCGCCCGAGACGATTGCGACGGCGATGCTTCGTTTGCAAACGGCGGGCTACTTACGTTGTCTGTCGATGCGGTACGACAAGTACCGCGTCACACCAGTTTGGGACCGGACGACGATCTTGGCGAAGTGCGATGCCGCGGAACGACCAGCGGTGGAGGCAATCCTTTCGTCCTTGTCAAAGGGAAAGAAAGGGTTTCGAGTCAACCTGACCGTCACCAGCCAACAATACAAGCTGTCTCGAGCCCACTTGATTGAGGTACTGGAACGTGGTGCCATCAACCAACTTTGGCACGTCACCAGCACGGATTCGATGTCGAGTTACGAGTGGATCAAGCCAATCAAACGGCCGCGGTCGGTGGTCCGTTTGTTGTGGAAGGACGCGCATCAACGGTTCGGGCAAAGCTTGGAAAGAATCGGCGAGCTGATGTCGTTTTTGGCTTGCGACGCGTGCTTGTCGATTCAGGTGGCTGGTCACTTTGGGCATCGACGTAGCCGACCGTGCGGCCGCTGTAGTTTCTGTTTGGGGGAGGGGCCCATTGAAACTTCGCTTGCGGACTTGGCCACCAACGGCACCGTTTCCATCGGGACGTCGGCCATGGGCGTTTTGGAAAGAATCACGGATCAGTATCCTGATGTGTTTGGTGACCCCGTCGATCAGGCGAAATTCTTGTGTGGCTTGTCGACGCCGACTTTCCGCCGCTATCGAATCTATCGAGATCCCGGTTATGGTGTGTGTGATCAGGTGCCGATCACGCGAGTTTTGGCGGCGATCACCCCTTCGAACGAGACTGAGAAACGAACATGA
- a CDS encoding KdsC family phosphatase, giving the protein MTSSLPASARLRSDAEIAGQIRCILSDVDGVLSDGRIVYAADSEGVRHELKSFHVRDGLGIKLWMRSGFDFGIITARESQVVAHRAKELGITNIAQASGDKWTTAQTMMKSFGVTPDQVCYIGDDLPDLPVMRKVGLAVAPDDGATDAREMAHWITRSAGGEGVLREVVERLLRATGQWNQHIMPEGD; this is encoded by the coding sequence GTGACTTCTTCCTTGCCCGCATCGGCTCGCCTGCGTTCCGATGCTGAGATTGCTGGCCAGATTCGGTGCATTCTATCGGACGTCGACGGAGTTCTTTCGGATGGAAGAATTGTCTACGCCGCCGACAGTGAAGGCGTACGCCATGAACTGAAGTCATTCCACGTTCGTGACGGACTTGGGATCAAGCTATGGATGCGCAGCGGGTTCGACTTTGGAATCATCACCGCACGCGAAAGCCAAGTCGTCGCCCATCGTGCGAAAGAACTGGGCATCACCAACATTGCTCAGGCGTCCGGTGACAAGTGGACCACCGCCCAAACCATGATGAAGTCCTTCGGTGTGACGCCGGACCAAGTCTGCTACATCGGCGACGACCTGCCCGATTTGCCGGTCATGCGAAAAGTTGGATTGGCCGTCGCTCCGGATGACGGCGCGACCGACGCTCGTGAAATGGCACACTGGATCACGCGCAGCGCCGGTGGCGAGGGCGTGTTGCGTGAGGTCGTTGAACGACTGCTTCGCGCCACCGGTCAATGGAACCAACACATCATGCCGGAAGGAGATTGA
- a CDS encoding metallophosphoesterase family protein: protein MKRALISDIHGNLEALQAVMADIDAIGVDEIYCLGDIIGYGPNPCECLDLVMKRCKHTILGNHDQAALFDPDGFNPMALRAIYWTRDQLDGNNGSQAQVNARWDFLGELPRFLNEDTFKFVHGSPRDPTNEYVFPEYVYDTRKMEILFGKIEQYCFMGHTHLPGVFTTSCEFIDPDECNHTYALGTTKLLINVGSVGQPRDENNQSCYVILDTDAMTVTYRRVSYDFEATASKIYNQPDLDNALGDRLKRGH, encoded by the coding sequence GTGAAGCGAGCGTTGATCAGCGACATCCACGGGAATCTAGAAGCCCTGCAAGCGGTGATGGCAGACATTGATGCCATCGGTGTCGATGAAATTTACTGCTTAGGCGACATCATCGGCTATGGGCCCAACCCCTGTGAATGCCTTGATTTGGTGATGAAACGCTGCAAGCACACGATCTTGGGCAACCACGATCAAGCGGCGTTGTTCGATCCCGATGGCTTTAACCCAATGGCACTACGGGCCATTTATTGGACCCGCGACCAACTCGACGGCAACAACGGCAGTCAGGCTCAGGTCAATGCTCGCTGGGATTTCTTGGGCGAACTGCCTCGCTTTTTGAACGAAGACACTTTCAAATTTGTCCACGGTTCACCGCGAGATCCAACCAACGAATACGTTTTTCCCGAGTACGTCTACGATACTCGCAAAATGGAAATCCTATTCGGTAAGATCGAGCAGTACTGCTTCATGGGTCACACCCACCTGCCGGGTGTGTTCACGACCTCATGTGAGTTCATTGATCCGGACGAGTGCAATCACACTTACGCGCTGGGAACGACGAAACTGCTGATTAACGTCGGCAGCGTGGGCCAGCCTCGCGACGAAAACAACCAGTCGTGTTATGTGATCCTCGATACGGACGCAATGACGGTCACCTACCGTCGGGTCAGCTACGATTTTGAAGCGACAGCATCTAAGATTTACAACCAGCCCGATCTCGACAACGCTCTAGGCGATCGGCTCAAACGCGGACACTAA
- a CDS encoding metallophosphoesterase family protein produces MKRTAILSDIHGNLAALTAVLEDIETQKVDRIVCLGDVVGYGPEPCACLDQVMEFAFCVLGNHDSSSLFDPEGFNVAAEQAIFWTRTQLERIGDDPEASRRRIDYLCQLPRTVRENDWLFVHGSPRGPTNEYVFPEDTQNVKKMEKLFSLVPHLCFQGHTHVPGIFTSDHRFVRPAETGTGYSLRDTNSKMMINVGSVGQPRDGDPRSCYVIAEADFAEFRRVEYDVEKTVKAIEAEPDLDNFLGYRLREGR; encoded by the coding sequence TTGAAACGCACGGCCATCTTGAGTGACATCCACGGGAATCTTGCCGCGTTGACGGCAGTCCTCGAGGACATCGAAACACAAAAGGTCGATCGCATCGTTTGCTTAGGCGATGTGGTTGGCTATGGACCCGAACCGTGCGCGTGCCTGGACCAGGTAATGGAGTTCGCGTTTTGTGTTCTTGGGAACCACGACAGCAGCTCGCTGTTTGACCCCGAAGGATTCAACGTTGCCGCCGAACAGGCCATTTTTTGGACCCGCACCCAGCTGGAACGGATCGGTGACGATCCTGAAGCGAGCCGACGCCGCATCGACTACTTGTGCCAGCTGCCTCGCACAGTACGCGAGAATGACTGGCTGTTCGTTCACGGGTCGCCGCGTGGGCCAACGAACGAGTACGTGTTCCCGGAGGACACCCAGAACGTCAAGAAGATGGAAAAGCTCTTTTCGCTGGTCCCCCATCTCTGTTTCCAGGGACACACCCACGTCCCCGGCATTTTCACGTCCGATCATCGGTTCGTGCGGCCCGCGGAAACAGGAACCGGGTACTCATTGCGTGACACCAATTCCAAAATGATGATCAACGTGGGCAGCGTCGGTCAGCCTCGCGACGGGGATCCCCGCAGTTGCTATGTCATTGCGGAAGCTGACTTTGCGGAATTCCGCCGAGTGGAATACGACGTCGAAAAGACCGTCAAAGCCATCGAAGCCGAGCCCGATCTGGATAATTTCCTGGGTTATCGACTTCGCGAAGGTAGGTAG